The following nucleotide sequence is from Brachyspira suanatina.
AATGTCCTCTGTTAGCTAAATCTCTAGATAAAACTATGTGTCCGTCTAATATACCTCTAACAGCATCTGTAATAGGTTCATCTAAATCATCACCTTCTACCAATACATTGTAAAATGCTGTTATAGAACCTTTATTTGAAGTACCAGTTCTTTCCAAAAGTTTAGCAAGTTCAGAGAATACACTAGGAGTATAACCTCTAGTTGTAGGAGGCTCACCTCTTGAAAGTCCTATCTCCCTTTGAGCCAAAGCAAAACGTGTTACAGAGTCAACCATAAACATTACATTTTTGCCTTTATCTCTGAAGTATTCAGCTATTGTAGTAGCGGTATATGCAGCACGTACTCTCAAAAGTGGTGCATCATCACTTGTAGCAACTATCAATACACTTCTTTTTAATCCTTCTTCTCCTAAATCTCTTTCTATAAAATCTCGAACCTCTCTTCTTCTTTCACCAATCAATGCAATAACATTGACATCAGCATTAGTATTTCTAGCTATCATAGATAAAAGTGTAGACTTACCAACACCCGTACCGCTCATTATAGCCATACGCTGTCCCTGTCCAACAGTGAGAAGTCCGTCTATAGCTCTTACACCTGTTTGTATATGTTTCTTTATTCTAGGTCTGTTCATTGGGTTTACGGCGTTATGTGAAACTGGAATAGGAGTTTCATAAAAATTATGTCCTCCGCCTGCAAGCGGCTTTCCTCTTGCATCAAGTACTGTTCCTAATATTTCATCACAGCACATAACAGATAATGGTCTTTCAAAAGAATAAACCATATTACCGAAAGTTATTCCATTAACTGGTCCAAAAGTAGCTAGAAGAACATCTTGATTTCTAAAACCTATAGCCTCAGCATCAAGATAAGTGTCATCATTCATATATATACGGCACATATCTCCAAGTTTACAAAATGGTCCTTCACTAATAACCAATGAACCTATAACTTCTTTAACTTTACCATAAGATTTTAATAAAGCTACATCATCAACTACTTTTCTATACTTTTCAAATGTCTTTTTTACTTCTTTATCAAAATCTATATTTTCATCTTTTATCATAATATCATCAAGCCCTAAAATAAATTATAGTATAATTAGAAACCTTTAATAGGTTCTACTTCTTTAATAGCAGTTTCTATTTCATTCAATTGGGTATTTATTCTAGCATCTATATCGCCGAAGTCTGTTTCTATCATACAACCGCCAACATCAACATTAGGGTCTTCTAATACTGTTACGCCCTCAATCTTATCAAGCATTTGATAAAATTCATCTTTATGTCTTGCAGAAACTTCCAAATCATCAATATTAACTCTAATAGTGATTTTAGTTCTGCCTTTAATTCTTCTTAAAGCCTCCTGAATATTCCTAATAACGATACCTTTATCTCTTTCAGTCAGCATTTTTACAACACGCTTAGCTATAAGCACAGCAACCTCAATAACTTGAGCCTCTGCTGCATCTATTATTTCATTTCTTTTATTAATAGTTTCAGCTAAGATTTTTTTCATCTTTTCTGTTAATTTTATTAAATCATTATTGCTGTCAGAGAAAGATTTTTCAAAACCTTCATCATAACCTTTTGCATATCCTTCTTTATATGCAGCATCTTTTATAGATTCTGATTCGCTTTGTATTCTTTCTTTTTCAGCATTAGCATCTTGTATTATTCTTGAAGCATCAACTTTAGCCTGTTCTGAAATAACATGTGCTTCATTTTGTTTAGATTTAAATATCTCAAAAGCCTGTGTTTTAGCATCTTCAATAATTCTGTCTGCCTCATCAACAGCTTTTCTTCTCATATCTCTTAAATCTTCTTCCCATTGAGCTCTAAGTCCTGCAATTTCAGCTTCAATTTCTTCAATGGAAGGACCTCTGTATTCCTCTTGAGATTCCTCATAATCAAGTTCTTCCTGAGATTTATGATGAGGTACTGCAATATTAACCTTTTGAGTAAGTTCAACAATACTTCTGGATTTAAAAACCTTTTCTGGCATAATTTACTCCCAATTATTTTTATAATTATTATCCTAAAAAATCACACAACCATTTCATCTTCACCGGCACGAGCAACAACGATATCACCTTGCTCTTCAAGCTTACGGATGATATTAACAATTTTTTGCTGAGCCTCTTCAACGTCTTTAAGACGAACAGGTCCCATAAAGTCCATATCCTCTTTAAGCAATGCAGCAGCACGTTTGGACATGTTTCTGTAAACTTTATCCTGAGCATCTGTATCAACACTCTTAAGTGCCTTAGCCAAGTCGCTTGAATCAACCTCACGAAGTACTTTCTGTATAGCTCTGTCATCAAGCAATACAATATCTTCGAATACAAACATACGTTTCTTGATCTCTTCTGCAAGTTCCGGATCGTCTTCCTCCAAACTCTCGATGATACTTTTCTCAGTAGATCTATCAACACTGTTAATGATTTCTACTATAGAATCGATACCACCAGCAGAAGTAAAGTCTTCACTAGCAAGAGTAGAAAGTTTTCTTTCAAGTACCCTTTCAACCTCTCTTAAAACCTCTGGAGAAGTTCTGTCCATTATAGCAATACGCTTAGCTACATCAGGCTGAATCTCTGTAGGTAAAGCTCCTAATATACTAGCAGCTTTTTGTGCTTCCAAATAAGCCAAAATAAGTGCTATAGTCTGAGGGTGTTCACCTTGTATGAAGTTAAGCAAGTGAGCAGGGTCTGTACGGCGTATAAAATCAAAAGGTCTAACTTGTAATGAAGAAGTTAATCTATTGATTATATCACTAGCCTTCTGACTACCCACAGATCTTTCAAGCAAGTCTCTTGCATAATCTATACCGCCTTGAGTTATGAAGTCCTGAGCTATCATCATCTCTTGGAATTCTCTAAATACAGCATCCTTGTCAGCGGATTCTATATTTTCAAGTCTGGCAATATCAAATGTTATCTGCTCTATTTCTTCCTCTCTCAAGTGCTTGAATATCTCACTAGATGTTTCCATTCCCAGAGATACTAAAAATATAGCAACTTTTTGACGTCCGCTTAGCACTCGTTGTTTTTTATCTTTTTCTTTATCTGCAGGCATAATTTATACTCCTAATTTTTATTATACTCAATTTTATTATTTACAAATTAACTTTAATTAGCTTTTATCATCAGCCATCCAAGTACGCAACAACTGAGCAACATCGTCAGGTCTTTCATGACTTACTCTTATAACTTCATCCATAAGTTTCTTACGAGCAGCATCTTCCAAACTCATTTCACTTATAGGTTCTTCATTAGCA
It contains:
- a CDS encoding FliI/YscN family ATPase, giving the protein MIKDENIDFDKEVKKTFEKYRKVVDDVALLKSYGKVKEVIGSLVISEGPFCKLGDMCRIYMNDDTYLDAEAIGFRNQDVLLATFGPVNGITFGNMVYSFERPLSVMCCDEILGTVLDARGKPLAGGGHNFYETPIPVSHNAVNPMNRPRIKKHIQTGVRAIDGLLTVGQGQRMAIMSGTGVGKSTLLSMIARNTNADVNVIALIGERRREVRDFIERDLGEEGLKRSVLIVATSDDAPLLRVRAAYTATTIAEYFRDKGKNVMFMVDSVTRFALAQREIGLSRGEPPTTRGYTPSVFSELAKLLERTGTSNKGSITAFYNVLVEGDDLDEPITDAVRGILDGHIVLSRDLANRGHFPAIDVNKSISRIMNEVVSNMHKRAAREFLKMSADYNEAKELIMIGGYAKGSMPEVDRAIDYKPMMDRYLQQDVYEVSSFADSKEALLSMFYSQEEIEEDLVNSGDVKKAADRTDISDNVEYANDVVIL
- the fliH gene encoding flagellar assembly protein FliH yields the protein MPEKVFKSRSIVELTQKVNIAVPHHKSQEELDYEESQEEYRGPSIEEIEAEIAGLRAQWEEDLRDMRRKAVDEADRIIEDAKTQAFEIFKSKQNEAHVISEQAKVDASRIIQDANAEKERIQSESESIKDAAYKEGYAKGYDEGFEKSFSDSNNDLIKLTEKMKKILAETINKRNEIIDAAEAQVIEVAVLIAKRVVKMLTERDKGIVIRNIQEALRRIKGRTKITIRVNIDDLEVSARHKDEFYQMLDKIEGVTVLEDPNVDVGGCMIETDFGDIDARINTQLNEIETAIKEVEPIKGF
- the fliG gene encoding flagellar motor switch protein FliG encodes the protein MPADKEKDKKQRVLSGRQKVAIFLVSLGMETSSEIFKHLREEEIEQITFDIARLENIESADKDAVFREFQEMMIAQDFITQGGIDYARDLLERSVGSQKASDIINRLTSSLQVRPFDFIRRTDPAHLLNFIQGEHPQTIALILAYLEAQKAASILGALPTEIQPDVAKRIAIMDRTSPEVLREVERVLERKLSTLASEDFTSAGGIDSIVEIINSVDRSTEKSIIESLEEDDPELAEEIKKRMFVFEDIVLLDDRAIQKVLREVDSSDLAKALKSVDTDAQDKVYRNMSKRAAALLKEDMDFMGPVRLKDVEEAQQKIVNIIRKLEEQGDIVVARAGEDEMVV